A genomic segment from Streptosporangium roseum DSM 43021 encodes:
- a CDS encoding FAD-dependent oxidoreductase, with amino-acid sequence MRKVAATPADRRIVVLGGGIAGLAAAIALARRGYPVTLIERDPPPPAGRDQDPFLAWKRRGVPQFRLPHGFSARARSLLAAHAPDVLERLRADGIEEINVFKQLVAPELWQPSDDEFTVVWARRSAFELALRRSAEAEPGIRLLSPEVASGLRFERSPSGPPRVTGVRLADGRELDADLVLDCGGRRSPVSRWLAAEEAHVRTDLQDCQTVYFSRYYRFTPGCDLPKTAVAVLRGELESVMYLGFPGDHDTFAICLEARPDDRDMRLLRHTWAWEATARSIEEVAPWIDPANATPVNEVQTMGGHHNVRRRYVVDGQPIVLGLLAVGDALCTTNPAYGWGASMALTYAFAAAEAVARHDPDPVAVALAYDAATASEADAVYRESAAMDRARIYRHTGQDVPEHDRAEMERQHLIAEGVSAGVFFDLELGRAFCRRVNLAGPADAVLDNPDIISRARHAHDRLTSAPAPKAGPDRQELRAIVLAARPRSTA; translated from the coding sequence GTGAGGAAAGTTGCGGCAACTCCGGCGGACCGGCGCATCGTCGTCCTCGGCGGGGGCATCGCCGGTCTGGCGGCAGCCATCGCCCTGGCCAGGCGCGGCTATCCGGTCACGCTGATCGAGCGGGACCCGCCGCCGCCGGCCGGCCGCGACCAGGACCCCTTCCTGGCGTGGAAGCGCCGTGGCGTCCCCCAGTTCCGGCTGCCCCACGGCTTCTCGGCCCGGGCCCGCAGCCTGCTGGCGGCCCATGCGCCCGACGTCCTCGAACGGCTCCGGGCCGACGGCATCGAGGAGATCAACGTCTTCAAGCAACTCGTCGCCCCGGAACTCTGGCAACCCTCCGACGACGAGTTCACCGTCGTGTGGGCCCGGCGCTCGGCCTTCGAGCTCGCCCTGCGGCGCAGCGCCGAAGCCGAACCGGGCATCCGCCTCCTCAGCCCCGAGGTCGCGAGCGGGCTGCGCTTCGAACGGTCCCCCAGCGGCCCGCCGCGGGTCACGGGGGTCCGCCTGGCCGACGGCCGCGAGCTGGACGCGGACCTGGTGCTCGACTGCGGCGGCCGGCGCTCACCCGTATCCCGGTGGCTCGCGGCCGAGGAGGCCCACGTCCGCACCGACCTCCAGGACTGCCAGACCGTCTACTTCAGCCGCTACTACCGCTTCACCCCCGGCTGCGACCTGCCCAAGACCGCCGTCGCCGTGCTCCGGGGCGAGCTGGAGAGCGTCATGTACCTCGGCTTCCCCGGCGACCACGACACTTTCGCCATCTGCCTCGAAGCCCGTCCCGATGACAGGGACATGCGGCTCCTGCGCCACACGTGGGCATGGGAGGCCACCGCCCGCAGCATCGAGGAGGTGGCGCCCTGGATCGACCCGGCCAACGCCACCCCCGTGAACGAGGTCCAGACCATGGGCGGGCACCACAACGTCCGCCGGCGCTACGTGGTCGACGGCCAGCCGATCGTGCTCGGCCTGCTCGCCGTCGGCGACGCCCTGTGCACCACCAACCCCGCCTACGGCTGGGGGGCGTCGATGGCGCTCACCTACGCCTTCGCCGCCGCGGAGGCCGTCGCCCGTCACGACCCGGATCCGGTCGCCGTGGCGCTCGCCTATGACGCCGCCACCGCAAGCGAGGCCGACGCCGTCTATCGGGAGTCGGCCGCCATGGACCGGGCCCGCATCTACCGCCACACGGGGCAGGACGTGCCCGAGCACGACCGTGCCGAGATGGAACGCCAGCACCTCATCGCCGAGGGCGTCTCGGCCGGGGTGTTCTTCGACCTCGAACTCGGCCGGGCCTTCTGCCGCCGGGTCAACCTCGCGGGCCCCGCCGATGCCGTGCTCGACAACCCCGACATCATCTCGCGGGCCAGGCACGCCCACGACAGGCTCACCTCCGCGCCGGCCCCGAAGGCCGGGCCCGACCGCCAGGAGCTCCGCGCCATCGTCCTGGCGGCCCGGCCGAGATCCACCGCCTGA
- a CDS encoding antibiotic biosynthesis monooxygenase family protein, whose amino-acid sequence MTGDPTPTTAEGTGGSGTSRARVLIYTAAPSGEPGAVEAAYHQISRDLAGTPGLLGNELLRAADDPAAFVVMSEWESLAAFRSWEEGAAHRGTTAPLRRYQRAPGGRPFGIYEVTAAY is encoded by the coding sequence ATGACCGGCGACCCCACCCCCACCACAGCGGAAGGCACCGGCGGATCCGGCACCTCGCGGGCCAGGGTGCTGATCTACACCGCCGCGCCCTCGGGCGAGCCCGGCGCCGTCGAAGCGGCCTACCACCAGATCAGCCGTGACCTCGCGGGCACGCCGGGCCTGCTCGGCAACGAGCTGCTGCGCGCGGCCGACGACCCGGCGGCGTTCGTGGTGATGAGCGAGTGGGAGAGCCTCGCTGCGTTCCGCTCGTGGGAGGAGGGCGCGGCGCACCGCGGCACCACGGCTCCACTCCGCCGCTACCAGCGGGCGCCGGGCGGCAGGCCGTTCGGCATCTACGAGGTGACCGCCGCCTACTGA
- a CDS encoding antibiotic biosynthesis monooxygenase family protein, translated as MPTPQPTPPTKTQPAPPPEASSGSSVFRVLLRMQIHSGMEQEFEQTWFQVGQAVTDHPANLGQWLARSQEEEGVYYIVSDWADEQRFREFEHSQGHLAHRTRLHPFRSGGTMTTMQVVYAMTGTGTDPR; from the coding sequence ATGCCCACACCACAACCGACACCACCAACCAAGACACAGCCCGCACCACCGCCTGAGGCGTCGTCCGGGTCGTCGGTGTTCCGGGTGCTGCTGCGGATGCAGATCCACTCCGGGATGGAGCAGGAGTTCGAACAGACCTGGTTCCAGGTCGGCCAGGCGGTCACCGACCATCCGGCCAACCTGGGCCAGTGGCTGGCCAGGAGCCAGGAAGAAGAAGGGGTCTACTACATCGTCAGCGACTGGGCCGACGAGCAGCGCTTCCGGGAGTTCGAACACAGCCAGGGCCACCTGGCCCACCGCACCAGACTGCATCCGTTCCGCTCAGGCGGAACGATGACCACGATGCAGGTGGTCTACGCGATGACCGGCACCGGAACGGATCCCCGATGA
- a CDS encoding AfsR/SARP family transcriptional regulator: protein MGFCILGPLAVTHEGRDITPTAPKVRQVLTFLLVRRNQIVQVSEFVDELWSSHPPDSAMTTLQTYIYKLRKDVLDPSGLARLHTQPSGYLLDVADETIDVCDFERLSRQGRLALEKGDPLGASELLTEALSLWRGQALVGVTAGEILSAHVTRLEENRLRALEMHIEADMRLGRYQELISELKVLVYTYPLHERFHGDLMTALNRSGRRYEALEVYRQLRGVLIDELGLEPSAAMQRLHQSLLSADSADPARTRPAPPVATATRYAATLTVPAQLPPDISDFTGRTEPLAQIRRILAADQDNRTTARAVSICGMAGAGKTTLALHAAHINRAQYPDGQLFADLRGASATPTPQTDVLASFLRAVGVPDHQIPPSLEERSNLFRTWSNGRRVLVILDDACAASQVASLLPATPQCTVIITSREGLQSLPGVQTVELGVMNLTEGVELLGRIIGAGRVAAEREQAEKIVDLCGHLPLALRSVGARLAAARTWPLQKMAALIESGPAPLDQLRFAEFDVRADYDDTYFRLDPHDRSALRLLSLLPPQDFTAATAAGLLGSAADAVEAQLTRLVSCHLLDVKSEGGIDGIRYEMHKLTRLYARERLNREFIQPEMSSPPQHDHST, encoded by the coding sequence ATGGGTTTCTGCATTCTCGGCCCGCTAGCCGTAACCCATGAGGGCCGGGATATCACTCCGACGGCACCCAAAGTTCGTCAGGTTCTGACGTTTCTTCTGGTGCGCAGGAATCAGATTGTGCAAGTCAGCGAATTCGTCGATGAGCTATGGAGCAGCCATCCGCCCGACAGCGCCATGACGACTCTCCAGACCTACATCTACAAGCTCAGGAAAGACGTGCTGGACCCTTCCGGGCTGGCCCGCCTGCACACCCAGCCCTCCGGATACCTCCTTGACGTCGCCGACGAGACCATCGACGTCTGCGACTTCGAACGGCTGTCGCGGCAGGGTCGCCTCGCGCTGGAGAAGGGCGACCCGCTGGGCGCCAGCGAACTGCTGACCGAGGCCCTGAGCCTGTGGCGCGGTCAGGCGCTCGTCGGCGTCACCGCAGGAGAGATCCTGTCCGCCCACGTGACCCGCCTGGAGGAGAACAGGCTGCGGGCGCTGGAGATGCACATCGAGGCGGACATGCGGCTGGGGCGCTACCAGGAGCTCATCAGCGAGCTGAAGGTGCTCGTCTACACCTATCCCCTCCACGAACGTTTCCACGGCGACCTCATGACGGCCCTGAACCGCTCGGGGCGCCGGTACGAGGCGCTGGAGGTCTACCGGCAACTGCGCGGGGTGCTGATCGACGAGCTCGGGCTTGAGCCGTCCGCCGCCATGCAACGCCTCCACCAGTCACTGCTGAGCGCCGACTCCGCCGACCCGGCCAGGACCAGGCCGGCCCCGCCGGTGGCCACCGCCACGCGGTACGCCGCCACCCTGACGGTCCCGGCACAGCTACCACCAGACATATCCGACTTCACCGGCCGGACCGAGCCTCTTGCTCAAATTCGCCGGATACTCGCCGCCGACCAGGACAACCGCACCACAGCCCGCGCGGTCTCGATCTGCGGCATGGCCGGAGCGGGGAAGACGACTCTGGCGCTGCACGCCGCCCACATCAACCGGGCACAGTACCCCGACGGGCAGCTCTTCGCCGACCTGCGCGGCGCCTCCGCCACCCCCACACCGCAGACCGACGTCCTCGCCAGCTTCCTGCGCGCCGTAGGCGTGCCCGACCACCAGATCCCCCCCTCCCTGGAGGAACGCAGCAACCTCTTCCGCACCTGGAGCAACGGCCGGCGGGTCCTGGTCATCCTCGACGACGCGTGCGCGGCCTCCCAGGTCGCCTCGCTGCTGCCCGCGACACCCCAGTGCACAGTGATCATCACCAGCCGCGAGGGGCTGCAGAGCCTGCCCGGCGTGCAGACCGTGGAACTCGGCGTCATGAACCTGACCGAAGGCGTGGAGCTGCTCGGCCGCATCATCGGAGCCGGCCGCGTCGCCGCCGAGCGGGAGCAGGCCGAAAAGATCGTCGATCTGTGCGGGCACCTGCCGCTGGCGCTGCGGTCCGTCGGCGCCCGACTGGCCGCCGCGCGGACCTGGCCCCTGCAGAAGATGGCGGCGCTGATCGAGTCCGGTCCGGCCCCCCTCGACCAGCTGCGGTTCGCGGAGTTCGACGTACGGGCCGACTACGACGACACCTACTTCCGGCTCGATCCCCACGACCGCAGCGCTCTCCGTCTCCTCAGCCTGCTCCCCCCGCAGGATTTCACCGCCGCGACAGCCGCCGGCCTGCTCGGCAGCGCCGCCGACGCCGTAGAAGCCCAGCTCACCCGGCTGGTCAGCTGCCACCTGCTCGACGTCAAGTCGGAAGGCGGCATCGACGGCATCCGCTACGAGATGCACAAGCTCACCCGGCTCTACGCCCGGGAACGGCTGAACCGCGAGTTCATCCAACCCGAGATGAGCTCTCCCCCGCAGCACGACCACTCCACCTGA
- a CDS encoding IS110 family transposase, protein MLFVGDDWAEDHHDVEVQDEDGKVVKRVRLPEGMAGITRLHDLVGRFVAEDADPSDVLVCIEVDRGPWVRALVAAGYRVFGVDPKQAARHREILGSSGAKSDKGDAHALADMIRTRRNQLRQVAGDSEIAEAVKVVTRAHQTLLWERTRHMLRLRVALRDYFPAALAAYKPLGLTSEAVLRLLAKAPTPETAAKLTINQISATLKGRRDIGAKAAAIQDVLRGEHLGQAPLVTGAYASTVKALAAVITVLNSEIKTLEGEVEAHFGRHPDAEVILSQPGIGVVLGARVLAEFGDAEGRYVSARARKNYAGTSPITRQFGKTKIVQARFVHNDRLVDALHLQASCALLHDPEVRAYYDQLKARDVSHNAALRQVGNRLVGILHGCLKTHTTYDQATAWSHRNHDLAA, encoded by the coding sequence TTGCTGTTCGTCGGTGATGACTGGGCTGAAGACCATCACGATGTCGAGGTCCAAGACGAGGACGGCAAGGTGGTCAAGCGGGTCCGGCTGCCCGAGGGGATGGCCGGGATCACCCGGCTGCACGACCTGGTCGGCCGGTTCGTGGCCGAGGACGCCGACCCGTCCGACGTGCTCGTCTGCATCGAGGTCGATCGGGGCCCGTGGGTGCGGGCGCTGGTGGCCGCGGGCTATCGGGTGTTCGGCGTCGATCCCAAGCAGGCCGCCCGGCACCGGGAGATCCTCGGCAGCTCGGGGGCCAAGAGCGACAAGGGCGACGCCCACGCCCTGGCCGACATGATCCGCACCCGCCGCAACCAGCTGCGCCAGGTCGCCGGGGACTCGGAGATCGCAGAGGCCGTCAAGGTCGTCACCCGGGCGCATCAGACGTTGCTGTGGGAACGCACCCGGCACATGCTGCGCCTTCGGGTGGCGTTGCGGGACTACTTCCCCGCCGCCCTTGCCGCCTACAAGCCGCTCGGCCTCACCTCGGAGGCGGTGCTGAGGCTGCTGGCCAAGGCCCCCACCCCCGAGACGGCGGCCAAGCTGACGATCAACCAGATCAGCGCGACGCTCAAGGGCCGCCGCGACATCGGCGCCAAAGCCGCGGCGATCCAGGACGTGCTGCGGGGCGAGCACCTCGGCCAGGCCCCGCTCGTCACAGGTGCCTACGCCTCCACCGTGAAGGCCCTGGCCGCCGTCATCACCGTCCTGAACAGCGAGATCAAGACGCTTGAGGGTGAGGTCGAGGCTCATTTTGGCCGGCACCCGGACGCTGAGGTCATCCTCAGTCAGCCGGGCATCGGCGTCGTCCTCGGCGCCCGGGTGCTCGCCGAGTTCGGAGACGCCGAAGGCCGCTACGTGAGCGCGAGGGCCCGCAAGAACTACGCCGGAACCTCGCCGATCACCCGGCAGTTCGGCAAGACCAAGATTGTCCAGGCCCGGTTCGTCCACAACGACCGGCTCGTCGACGCTCTCCATCTCCAAGCCTCCTGCGCCCTCCTTCACGATCCTGAGGTCCGCGCTTACTACGACCAGCTCAAAGCCCGTGACGTCAGCCATAACGCCGCTCTCCGCCAAGTCGGCAACCGCCTGGTGGGCATCCTCCACGGCTGCCTCAAAACCCACACCACCTACGACCAGGCAACCGCATGGTCACATCGCAACCACGACCTCGCCGCTTGA
- a CDS encoding SDR family NAD(P)-dependent oxidoreductase, whose protein sequence is MDLGLEDKRVLITGATRGIGLATARVFAEERARVAITYHTSDAVAKRVVEELGGEDRACALRCDLADPASIREAVGAVESRWGGVDVVVANAQTWVWVNPEDLPPYQDFPMDYWLARFRENVEGHMWTVRQALGGMRERGWGRIVLLSSVTATHGNPGSELYSAAKASLHGFARALMWTRDGVLANVVAPGGTLTESLEAVAPELLEQAARETPSGRLSTAEEVARVIVFLCSEANGNINGEVVHTAGGR, encoded by the coding sequence ATGGACCTTGGCCTGGAAGACAAGCGGGTACTGATCACCGGCGCCACCCGCGGCATCGGCCTCGCGACCGCGCGCGTGTTCGCCGAGGAGCGGGCCCGGGTCGCCATCACCTACCACACCTCCGACGCAGTGGCCAAGCGCGTGGTCGAGGAGCTCGGCGGCGAGGATCGGGCGTGCGCCCTCCGGTGCGACCTCGCCGATCCGGCCTCCATCAGGGAGGCGGTGGGCGCGGTCGAGAGCCGCTGGGGCGGGGTCGACGTCGTCGTGGCCAACGCCCAGACGTGGGTGTGGGTCAATCCCGAGGACCTGCCTCCGTACCAGGACTTCCCCATGGACTACTGGCTCGCCCGGTTCCGCGAGAACGTCGAAGGCCACATGTGGACCGTCCGCCAGGCCCTGGGCGGGATGCGCGAACGCGGCTGGGGGCGGATCGTGCTGCTGTCCTCGGTCACCGCGACCCACGGGAATCCGGGCTCGGAGCTCTACAGCGCGGCCAAGGCGTCGCTGCACGGGTTCGCGCGGGCGCTGATGTGGACCCGGGACGGCGTGCTCGCGAACGTGGTCGCGCCCGGGGGCACGCTGACGGAGAGTCTTGAGGCGGTGGCCCCGGAGCTGCTGGAGCAGGCGGCGCGGGAAACTCCGAGCGGGCGCCTGAGCACCGCGGAGGAGGTCGCGCGCGTGATCGTTTTCCTCTGCTCCGAGGCGAACGGCAACATCAACGGTGAGGTCGTCCACACCGCCGGCGGGCGCTGA
- a CDS encoding TenA family protein, with amino-acid sequence MLQEELMEIRDPLLRKVQDHPFWSGLRDGSLPGEALARFVQQDTGFLLPAYARALARCAAAAPDDADTLLLGQSVVGTLTARDRLRRAYTTLAGELGLPELQAGLPADPATQAHASFFAAASARSFYAGVGALLPMVWFNAEVSDNLRRDAAPGSRYLPWIEVYHPGDSYGYAVRAFLDMVDRAGESCSARERQLIVEQFSISVRYEWAFAECCIRQPSWPV; translated from the coding sequence ATGCTGCAGGAAGAACTCATGGAGATCAGGGACCCGCTGCTGCGGAAGGTGCAGGACCATCCCTTCTGGTCCGGCCTCCGGGACGGCTCGCTACCGGGGGAGGCGCTCGCCCGCTTCGTCCAGCAGGACACCGGGTTCCTGCTGCCCGCCTACGCCCGCGCCCTGGCCCGGTGCGCGGCGGCCGCCCCGGACGACGCGGACACGCTCCTGCTCGGGCAGTCGGTCGTCGGCACGCTGACGGCCCGGGACCGGCTGCGCCGGGCCTACACCACCTTGGCGGGCGAGCTCGGCCTGCCGGAACTCCAGGCGGGGCTTCCGGCGGATCCGGCCACCCAGGCGCACGCGTCGTTCTTCGCGGCCGCCAGCGCGCGGTCCTTCTACGCGGGCGTCGGCGCGCTGCTCCCCATGGTGTGGTTCAACGCCGAGGTGTCCGACAACCTGAGGCGCGACGCGGCGCCCGGCTCTCGCTACCTGCCGTGGATCGAGGTCTACCACCCGGGCGACTCCTACGGGTACGCGGTGCGGGCGTTCCTCGACATGGTCGACCGGGCCGGTGAGAGCTGCTCCGCCCGGGAGCGTCAGCTGATCGTCGAGCAGTTCTCCATCAGCGTCCGTTACGAATGGGCATTCGCCGAATGCTGCATACGACAGCCCTCATGGCCGGTGTGA